The following coding sequences lie in one Apium graveolens cultivar Ventura chromosome 1, ASM990537v1, whole genome shotgun sequence genomic window:
- the LOC141711046 gene encoding protein DJ-1 homolog B-like, whose product MEDTVEYKVLVPIANDSEEMEALSIIDVLRRAKATVTVASVEDTLEVSARRKVKIVADMLIDDVAKFQYDLIVLSGGISGAKKFSSTETLIGLLKKQKELNQPYGAICASPGWVLEPHGLLNVLSLTISAFYCKTL is encoded by the exons atggaG GATACAGTGGAGTACAAG GTTCTTGTACCTATAGCTAATGATTCTGAGGAGATGGAAGCCCTTTCAATCATTGATGTACTACGGCGAGCTAAAGCAACTGTTACAGTTGCATCAGTTGAAGATACTTTGGAAGTGTCGGCTAGACGAAAAGTGAAAATAGTAGCAGATATGCTCATTGATGATGTTGCCAAATTTCAGTATGACTTGATTGTGTTGTCA GGTGGAATTTCTGGGGCTAAAAAGTTCTCGAGCACAGAAACTCTCATCGGATTACTAAAGAAGCAGAAGGAACTGAATCAACCTTATGGAGCTATCTGTGCATCCCCTGGTTGGGTTCTGGAGCCACATGGCTTACTTAACGTATTGTCTCTTACCATCTCCGCATTTTACTGCAAAACATTATAG